A section of the Catalinimonas alkaloidigena genome encodes:
- a CDS encoding cupin domain-containing protein: MRQFIGALVVWLASMAALQAQSVRHLTLDTMATQQLSAGITRRMASGNSATFGYFTMQRGAVVPLHHHPNEQYTFILQGSVKVTIQEQTYVVKAGEVLLIPAHVPHRFECLEDGTIDLDFFAPQREDWINGTDQYFQK, translated from the coding sequence ATGCGACAGTTTATAGGCGCGCTGGTCGTTTGGCTAGCGAGCATGGCGGCCCTCCAGGCACAATCCGTGCGTCACCTCACCCTCGATACCATGGCCACCCAGCAGCTTAGTGCCGGCATTACCCGCCGGATGGCGTCCGGGAATAGCGCTACATTCGGCTATTTTACCATGCAACGGGGAGCGGTAGTACCGCTGCATCACCACCCGAACGAACAGTATACGTTCATTCTGCAAGGCAGCGTGAAGGTCACGATTCAGGAACAGACCTACGTGGTCAAAGCCGGCGAAGTGCTTCTGATTCCCGCCCATGTTCCCCACCGGTTTGAATGCCTGGAAGACGGCACAATCGACCTGGATTTTTTTGCTCCCCAACGGGAAGACTGGATCAACGGGACGGACCAGTACTTCCAGAAATAA
- a CDS encoding YbhB/YbcL family Raf kinase inhibitor-like protein: MKSAIQKSLYAFILVALLGFSGALSAQSVGQTPTFTLKSTQLGGQLTPLFYYNDWGVDGGNESPELSWENAPEGTQAFAVTMYDAAAPTGSGWWHWVLFNIPNDVKTLKSGAASTHPTLLPKGSVSSLNDFGQYGYGGPVPLPGSGFHPYVITVYALKNKLDLSKDANPALVGFNLTANTLSKASIVAYVHVP; the protein is encoded by the coding sequence ATGAAATCAGCAATTCAAAAATCGCTATACGCTTTTATTCTGGTAGCCTTGCTCGGCTTTTCCGGAGCGCTTTCCGCTCAATCGGTCGGCCAGACCCCGACCTTTACGCTCAAAAGCACCCAACTGGGAGGGCAGCTGACTCCACTGTTTTATTATAACGACTGGGGCGTAGACGGTGGAAACGAATCGCCGGAATTGTCCTGGGAGAATGCTCCCGAAGGCACTCAGGCCTTTGCCGTCACGATGTACGATGCGGCGGCACCTACCGGCAGCGGCTGGTGGCACTGGGTCTTGTTTAACATTCCCAACGACGTAAAAACCCTCAAATCGGGCGCGGCCAGTACCCACCCTACCCTGTTACCCAAAGGGAGCGTTTCGTCCCTCAATGACTTCGGACAGTACGGATACGGCGGGCCGGTGCCCCTGCCGGGGAGCGGGTTTCACCCGTATGTGATCACCGTATATGCCCTCAAAAACAAGCTTGACCTGAGCAAGGACGCCAATCCGGCCCTGGTGGGTTTTAACCTCACCGCCAACACGCTTTCGAAGGCTTCTATCGTCGCGTACGTACACGTCCCTTAA
- a CDS encoding carboxymuconolactone decarboxylase family protein, with translation MDTQQLAAPFAVPTLQQVSSDAKTLLEQVQKRIGMLPNLYATIGYSAGALKGMLDFENALAHGSHFTAKEREAINLVVSQVNDCAYCLAAHTALAKAKGFTEDETLAIRKAAIADPKLNTIVRLAQSVAANKGKADPQLLDAFEKAGFHEGALMELLGWISLRTFTNYVYANTGIPIDFPEAPALH, from the coding sequence ATGGACACACAACAACTTGCGGCTCCGTTTGCGGTACCCACGCTACAACAAGTAAGCAGTGACGCCAAAACTCTCCTGGAACAGGTGCAAAAACGGATCGGCATGCTGCCGAACCTGTACGCCACGATAGGCTACTCCGCAGGCGCTCTGAAGGGCATGCTCGACTTCGAGAACGCACTCGCGCACGGGTCTCATTTCACGGCGAAAGAACGCGAAGCGATCAACCTGGTGGTTTCGCAGGTCAACGACTGTGCGTATTGCCTGGCTGCTCACACGGCGCTGGCCAAAGCCAAAGGTTTTACGGAAGACGAGACGCTCGCGATCCGGAAAGCCGCGATTGCCGATCCAAAACTGAATACAATCGTCCGGCTGGCGCAGTCCGTAGCCGCCAACAAAGGCAAAGCCGACCCTCAGCTCCTCGATGCTTTTGAGAAAGCCGGTTTTCACGAAGGGGCCTTGATGGAGCTGCTGGGTTGGATCTCCCTCCGCACCTTTACGAACTACGTGTACGCCAACACCGGCATTCCGATCGATTTTCCGGAGGCACCGGCGCTGCACTAA
- a CDS encoding ester cyclase yields the protein MKRIPYLLIAAAVLIALPTQAQEAMLPETPVPQSITVDQGLSAARATMMQETALAYYAFWNTGKKHYLDRAVASQFIDNTLPPGRPQGPAGPLYASTNFRKAVPDLRCTVNDLLITDDKVTVRMQFTGTFTGSFGNVQGQGQPVSFLAIDILRIRDAKIIEDWHLEDNLTLMQQLGVVH from the coding sequence ATGAAACGTATCCCCTACCTCCTGATCGCAGCCGCCGTCCTCATTGCTTTGCCCACGCAGGCACAAGAGGCAATGCTTCCTGAAACACCGGTTCCTCAATCGATCACCGTCGACCAGGGCCTGTCGGCCGCGCGGGCCACGATGATGCAGGAAACCGCGCTGGCGTACTACGCTTTCTGGAATACCGGCAAGAAGCACTACCTCGACAGAGCGGTGGCTTCCCAATTTATCGACAACACCCTTCCGCCGGGACGACCGCAGGGACCGGCCGGACCTTTGTATGCGTCCACCAACTTTCGGAAAGCCGTGCCGGACCTCCGCTGCACGGTGAATGACTTGTTGATTACGGACGATAAAGTTACGGTGCGCATGCAGTTTACCGGCACGTTCACCGGAAGCTTTGGGAACGTGCAGGGCCAGGGTCAGCCCGTCAGTTTTCTGGCGATCGATATCCTCCGTATCCGGGATGCTAAAATTATTGAAGACTGGCATCTGGAAGATAACCTCACGTTGATGCAGCAACTGGGCGTAGTACACTAA
- a CDS encoding ATP-binding protein, translating into MHFMINKRFILLTILAFVSGTFILLLIQFNSYKNINRLISGNERLLRELRLSNYLRELERDIIWVESRNRAAIATDDPSHIEGVEQKIAQVQAYLDTLEETNDDDEITQYINMLRVHAAEKLEVKNQLLDSFRLHGTMDDTVLIANPRARQVSNEISLATQKIYDSRQHLMLQLSDSIEEMSLNARSWSSILIGALVVSAVGWCWFIFARLQQQNRLIVQLNVSEKKALAAAQVKENFMANMSHEIRTPLNVILGFTNLLRMQPLDTQAKEFVTSIQKAGENLLAIVNDILDLAKLEAGMMRIEARPFHLRSLLHSLEMMFQERVEAKGLSFQVQIDPKAPDQLVGDPTRLTQVLVNLIGNALKFTPEGHIAIQVAATPLPEARVQMHFEISDTGIGIEREKLATIFERFQQADDSTSRNYGGTGLGLSIVKDLIQLQGGEIQVASETGRGTTFRFFVPYKVAEPLPPPAPALEEQVSPLASAQLRLLVVDDNEMNRSLMHYLLSQWQLQFDTVANGEEAILLVRQHSYDLILMDIQMPRMDGYAATQYIRSQLKSTVPIVAMTAHALAGEREKCLRMGMDDYLTKPIDEQKLFEVITQLTRFRARQEPARLPGGASDKDGAYQYINLTYLRSISKENVAYMKNLSGLFLEVVDEELEHLITALQQKDSETIRQVAHKMKTSVSVMGLLESLEPMLDALEYHELTPDEREALATRVIVICQHALQEAKLFYDSL; encoded by the coding sequence ATGCATTTTATGATTAACAAGCGGTTCATCTTACTGACAATTCTGGCCTTTGTTTCGGGTACCTTCATTCTGCTGCTGATCCAGTTCAACTCGTATAAGAACATCAACCGGCTGATCAGCGGCAACGAACGGTTGCTCCGGGAACTCCGGCTCAGCAATTACCTGCGCGAACTGGAACGGGACATCATCTGGGTGGAAAGCCGCAATCGGGCCGCTATTGCGACAGACGACCCTTCCCACATCGAAGGGGTCGAGCAGAAAATTGCACAGGTGCAGGCTTACCTGGATACCCTGGAAGAGACCAACGACGACGACGAGATTACCCAGTACATCAACATGCTGCGGGTCCATGCCGCCGAAAAGCTGGAGGTCAAAAACCAGTTGTTGGACAGTTTCCGCCTGCACGGCACGATGGACGATACGGTGTTGATCGCCAACCCGCGGGCACGGCAGGTCTCCAACGAGATTAGCCTGGCCACTCAAAAAATCTACGACAGCCGCCAACACCTCATGCTGCAACTGAGCGACTCTATTGAGGAGATGAGCCTGAACGCGCGTAGCTGGAGCAGCATTCTGATCGGAGCGCTGGTGGTGAGTGCGGTGGGGTGGTGCTGGTTCATTTTCGCCCGCCTGCAGCAGCAGAACCGTCTCATTGTCCAGCTGAACGTTTCGGAGAAAAAGGCCCTGGCTGCTGCACAGGTGAAAGAGAATTTTATGGCCAACATGAGCCACGAAATCCGTACGCCGCTCAATGTGATCCTGGGCTTTACCAACCTGCTCAGGATGCAACCCCTTGATACACAGGCCAAAGAGTTTGTGACCTCGATTCAGAAGGCCGGAGAAAATCTGCTGGCCATTGTCAACGACATTCTGGACCTGGCCAAGCTGGAAGCAGGCATGATGCGGATCGAGGCCAGGCCGTTCCACCTCAGGAGTCTGTTGCACTCCCTGGAGATGATGTTTCAGGAACGGGTGGAGGCGAAAGGGCTGTCCTTTCAGGTACAGATCGACCCCAAAGCCCCTGATCAGCTGGTGGGTGACCCCACACGGCTTACCCAGGTGCTGGTCAACCTCATCGGCAACGCCCTGAAGTTTACACCGGAAGGTCACATCGCGATTCAGGTCGCCGCTACGCCCCTCCCCGAAGCGCGCGTGCAGATGCACTTTGAAATCAGCGACACAGGCATTGGCATCGAAAGAGAAAAGCTGGCCACCATTTTTGAACGGTTTCAGCAGGCGGACGACTCCACGTCCCGCAACTATGGGGGCACCGGCCTGGGCTTGTCGATCGTCAAAGACCTGATCCAGCTGCAAGGGGGCGAAATTCAGGTAGCAAGCGAGACCGGCCGGGGCACGACCTTCCGTTTCTTCGTGCCTTACAAAGTGGCCGAACCACTCCCCCCCCCCGCCCCGGCGTTGGAAGAGCAGGTTTCGCCCCTGGCAAGTGCACAGTTGCGGTTGCTGGTGGTAGACGACAATGAAATGAACCGGAGTCTGATGCACTACCTCTTGTCGCAGTGGCAACTGCAGTTCGATACAGTGGCCAACGGCGAAGAAGCTATCCTGCTGGTGCGGCAGCACTCCTATGACCTGATTTTGATGGACATTCAGATGCCGCGCATGGATGGGTACGCGGCCACGCAATACATCCGGTCGCAGCTCAAATCGACGGTTCCGATTGTGGCCATGACGGCCCACGCCCTGGCCGGTGAGCGCGAGAAGTGTCTCCGCATGGGCATGGACGACTACCTGACCAAACCCATCGACGAGCAGAAGCTATTCGAGGTGATCACGCAGTTAACCCGCTTTCGGGCCCGTCAGGAACCCGCCCGCCTGCCGGGAGGGGCCAGCGACAAAGACGGGGCCTATCAATACATCAACCTGACCTACCTGCGGAGCATCAGCAAAGAGAACGTGGCGTACATGAAAAACCTCTCCGGCCTGTTTCTGGAAGTGGTCGACGAAGAGCTGGAGCACCTGATCACGGCATTGCAACAAAAAGACAGCGAGACGATTCGGCAGGTGGCACACAAGATGAAAACGAGCGTCTCCGTGATGGGGCTGCTCGAAAGCCTGGAGCCGATGCTGGATGCCCTGGAATACCATGAACTAACCCCGGACGAACGAGAAGCCCTGGCGACCCGTGTCATCGTCATCTGTCAACATGCGTTGCAGGAAGCGAAGCTTTTTTACGACTCACTTTGA
- a CDS encoding FAD-dependent oxidoreductase: protein MKQINTAILIIGFGKAGKTLAAYLGKKGIRTVLVEQSEKMYGGTCINIGCIPTKAMVLQAERHQPYAEALARKGELTSSLRHKNYQSVDQYASVDVITGKATFLHEHAVRVVLPDGSDVEITAERIFINTGTVPLLPDLPGREQSSRVYTSTTLLEQPVLPERLVIIGGGFISLEFASMYAQFGSQVTILDIAPVFLPREDEDMAAEVRSVLTGKGIEIVNSAHVQRIVPGETTDRIQVSIQGTPRTMEADAILIATGRKAYTEGLNLEAAGVVTDARGFIPVNRLLQTNVAHIWALGDINGGPQFTYISLDDFRIVRDQLFGPRQRHTEDRQHVAFCVFVSPPYAHVGLREKEAAQQNLAYRVVKIPARVVPRTALLQQPEGMLKLLVDPETDQILGCTLFCAEAQELINTVRIAMKAGMTFGQLTNEIYTHPSMTEAFNYFD, encoded by the coding sequence ATGAAACAGATCAATACCGCCATCCTGATCATCGGGTTCGGCAAAGCGGGCAAGACCCTGGCGGCCTATCTGGGGAAAAAAGGCATCCGGACGGTGCTGGTGGAACAGTCGGAAAAGATGTACGGCGGAACGTGCATCAACATCGGCTGCATTCCCACCAAGGCCATGGTTTTGCAGGCAGAGCGCCATCAGCCTTACGCGGAGGCTCTGGCCCGGAAAGGCGAATTGACTTCCTCGCTCCGCCACAAGAACTACCAGTCGGTCGACCAGTACGCCTCCGTCGACGTCATTACCGGGAAAGCCACCTTTCTCCACGAACATGCCGTTCGGGTCGTGCTGCCCGATGGCTCGGACGTAGAGATCACTGCCGAACGTATCTTCATCAACACGGGTACGGTCCCGCTGCTGCCCGACCTGCCGGGCCGGGAGCAGTCGAGTCGGGTATACACCAGCACCACCCTCCTGGAGCAGCCGGTCTTACCCGAACGGTTGGTCATCATCGGCGGGGGCTTCATCAGCCTGGAGTTTGCGTCCATGTACGCACAGTTCGGTTCGCAAGTGACCATCCTCGACATCGCGCCGGTGTTTCTGCCGCGCGAGGACGAGGATATGGCAGCCGAAGTGAGAAGCGTGCTGACCGGAAAAGGCATCGAGATCGTCAACAGCGCGCACGTACAACGCATTGTGCCCGGCGAAACGACCGACCGAATCCAAGTGAGTATTCAGGGAACTCCCCGCACCATGGAGGCCGACGCAATTCTGATCGCTACCGGCCGCAAAGCCTATACCGAGGGGCTGAACCTGGAAGCAGCGGGCGTGGTGACGGATGCCCGGGGCTTCATTCCGGTGAATCGGCTGCTGCAAACCAATGTCGCGCACATCTGGGCACTGGGGGACATCAACGGAGGTCCACAGTTTACCTACATCTCCCTGGACGACTTCCGGATCGTCCGCGATCAGCTGTTCGGCCCACGGCAACGACATACCGAAGACCGGCAGCACGTCGCCTTCTGCGTGTTTGTGTCGCCTCCCTACGCCCACGTGGGGTTACGCGAGAAAGAAGCGGCGCAGCAGAACCTGGCATACCGGGTGGTGAAAATTCCGGCCAGGGTGGTGCCGAGGACCGCCCTGCTGCAACAGCCTGAGGGCATGCTGAAACTGTTGGTCGATCCGGAAACCGATCAGATTCTGGGGTGTACGCTGTTCTGTGCGGAGGCGCAGGAACTGATCAATACCGTACGGATTGCGATGAAGGCCGGCATGACGTTCGGCCAGTTGACAAACGAAATTTACACGCACCCTTCCATGACCGAGGCCTTCAACTACTTTGATTAA
- a CDS encoding helix-turn-helix domain-containing protein, whose amino-acid sequence MSKLLHYKTLSDLHRGNGWPPPEHPLVSVVNCMKDCPLGDREFTSDCYMIAFKKLKAGVVLYGRTTYDHTNGSMMFVRPRQIIEMKNLEFEEQGFMILVHEDYLTGHELHDTIQNYGFFDYEINEALHLSPREETIVWDLYHKIVVEYEDNPDEYSREIILSHVASILKYSQRFYKRQFINRTDMSGKTVTRFNQALQGYFRAGFLQSRGLPSVQHLADTLYLSPRYLSDLLKQETGKTAMDLIHIALMSEAKNQLRTSEQSIAQIAYGLGFENTSYFTRLFKKQVGIKPLEYKKMSLN is encoded by the coding sequence ATGAGTAAGCTGCTACACTACAAAACCCTTTCGGACCTGCACCGGGGCAACGGCTGGCCTCCACCCGAGCATCCGTTGGTGAGCGTGGTCAACTGTATGAAAGACTGCCCGCTGGGTGACCGGGAGTTCACCAGCGACTGCTACATGATTGCCTTCAAAAAACTGAAGGCCGGGGTGGTGTTGTACGGGCGCACCACCTACGATCACACCAACGGCTCCATGATGTTTGTAAGGCCCCGGCAGATCATCGAAATGAAGAACCTGGAATTTGAGGAGCAAGGGTTTATGATCCTGGTACACGAAGATTACCTGACCGGCCACGAGTTACACGATACGATCCAGAACTACGGCTTCTTCGACTACGAAATCAACGAAGCATTACACCTGTCGCCCAGAGAGGAAACCATTGTCTGGGACTTGTATCACAAGATCGTGGTCGAATACGAGGACAATCCGGACGAGTACAGCCGGGAAATCATCCTCAGCCACGTGGCCTCCATCCTCAAGTACTCCCAGCGATTTTACAAGCGGCAGTTCATCAACCGGACCGACATGTCGGGCAAAACCGTCACCCGTTTCAACCAGGCATTGCAAGGCTATTTCAGGGCCGGTTTTTTGCAAAGCCGCGGGCTGCCTTCTGTGCAGCACCTGGCCGACACACTCTACCTTTCGCCCCGCTACCTCAGCGATTTGCTCAAACAGGAAACCGGTAAAACCGCCATGGATCTAATTCATATCGCCCTCATGTCGGAAGCGAAAAACCAACTGAGAACTTCCGAACAGAGCATTGCCCAGATTGCCTACGGACTGGGGTTTGAAAATACTTCGTACTTCACCCGTCTGTTCAAAAAGCAGGTAGGGATTAAGCCCTTGGAGTATAAAAAAATGTCGCTTAACTAA
- a CDS encoding alpha/beta fold hydrolase has protein sequence MNAVIDQALEAPTRFLEVNGTSYAYRRFGRPSQVPLVGFQHFTGTLDNWDPALLNGLAEAREVIIFDNAGVGSSGGQTPDKVAGMTADAVAFLRALQLEQIDVLGFSLGGFIAQQLAVQHPALVRKVILVGTAPQGAQVLRGFPELIQKAMQLPPAERFLFIFFTGSAPSRAAGEATLQRLWARTEDRDRDASVQAVTAQINAITTWGTDPVTLDLSTLRQPVLIVQGSHDEMMASENAYLLYRQLPNAMLTYYPDAAHGSFFQYPELFVHQANYFLNHIH, from the coding sequence ATGAACGCAGTCATTGATCAGGCGCTGGAAGCGCCTACCCGTTTCCTGGAAGTGAACGGCACCTCCTACGCCTATCGCCGGTTCGGCCGCCCTTCCCAGGTGCCGCTGGTAGGGTTTCAACACTTTACCGGCACGCTCGACAACTGGGACCCCGCCCTGTTGAACGGCCTGGCCGAAGCACGCGAAGTCATCATTTTCGACAATGCCGGGGTGGGCAGCAGTGGAGGGCAGACGCCAGACAAAGTCGCCGGTATGACGGCGGACGCCGTGGCCTTTCTTCGGGCGCTGCAGCTGGAGCAGATCGACGTACTCGGCTTTTCGCTTGGCGGATTCATCGCCCAGCAACTGGCCGTGCAGCACCCCGCGCTGGTGCGGAAAGTGATCCTGGTCGGCACGGCACCGCAGGGGGCCCAGGTGCTGCGGGGATTTCCCGAACTTATTCAAAAGGCCATGCAGCTGCCGCCGGCCGAGCGGTTCCTGTTTATCTTCTTTACCGGTTCGGCACCAAGTCGCGCTGCCGGCGAAGCGACGCTGCAACGCCTGTGGGCCCGAACCGAGGATCGGGACCGGGACGCCAGCGTGCAGGCCGTGACGGCCCAGATCAACGCCATCACCACGTGGGGTACCGATCCGGTCACCCTCGACTTGTCCACCCTCCGGCAACCGGTGCTGATTGTGCAGGGCAGTCACGACGAGATGATGGCGTCAGAGAATGCTTATCTGCTCTACCGGCAGTTGCCCAATGCAATGCTGACTTACTATCCGGACGCCGCCCACGGCTCTTTCTTTCAGTACCCGGAATTGTTTGTTCACCAGGCCAACTACTTTTTGAACCACATACACTGA
- a CDS encoding alpha/beta fold hydrolase produces MMEEFVTESPAAAAATQFAALATSKIAYRTFGHGVPLVLCNRFRGVLDTWDPLFLDLLAAQHTLIIFDYPGVGDSTGTLPTEITDVADVVTQLADYLQLDTFSVLGWSFGGLVAQTVTFLYPTRVRKTVLIGTNPPGTNEVAIEQTFFDHALKPRNDLDDETVLFFEPAVARSRQAAQASHARIAPRLNRTLIPSTPELFQRYFAASATFREDKHQLRARYQKPHAPVLVVMGDHDVSFAVQNWFPLLRQAGHTQLLILPEAGHAPQHQYPALVVGYLNTFLGQVVS; encoded by the coding sequence ATGATGGAAGAATTTGTTACCGAGAGTCCGGCCGCCGCGGCGGCCACTCAATTTGCAGCCTTAGCAACCAGTAAAATCGCGTACCGTACGTTTGGGCACGGCGTTCCGCTGGTGTTGTGCAACCGTTTCAGGGGCGTGCTGGATACCTGGGATCCCCTCTTTCTCGATTTGCTGGCCGCGCAACACACCCTGATCATTTTCGACTACCCGGGAGTGGGGGATTCGACCGGAACGCTCCCTACCGAGATCACCGACGTGGCCGACGTCGTAACGCAACTGGCAGACTACCTTCAACTCGACACGTTCTCCGTGCTGGGGTGGTCGTTTGGTGGGTTGGTGGCCCAAACCGTTACGTTTCTTTATCCCACTCGGGTGCGAAAAACGGTACTGATCGGGACCAACCCTCCCGGTACAAATGAAGTGGCCATTGAACAGACCTTTTTTGATCATGCTCTGAAGCCCCGCAATGACCTGGACGACGAAACTGTCCTGTTTTTTGAGCCTGCCGTGGCCAGGAGCCGACAAGCAGCGCAGGCGTCACATGCACGTATCGCGCCCCGGTTGAACCGAACCCTGATTCCGTCCACGCCGGAACTGTTCCAGCGTTATTTTGCCGCCTCGGCTACCTTCAGAGAGGACAAACACCAGTTGCGAGCACGTTACCAGAAGCCACATGCTCCGGTACTGGTGGTGATGGGTGACCACGACGTCAGCTTTGCCGTCCAGAACTGGTTTCCTCTGCTGCGGCAGGCCGGCCATACCCAACTTCTGATTCTGCCCGAAGCAGGACATGCCCCGCAACACCAGTATCCCGCCCTGGTTGTCGGCTACCTAAACACGTTTTTAGGGCAGGTCGTGTCCTGA
- a CDS encoding SDR family oxidoreductase, giving the protein MKKTVLITGTASGFGRATASLFHRKGWNVIATMRSPEKEQEFTKWENVLVTRLDVQDEASIKQAVQLGKETFGTIDVLVNNAGYGLMGVFESATREQIQNQFEVNVFGMMQVTQAVLPMMRQKGQGVIVNLSSFGGIVGLPFTSLYASSKFAVEGFSEALSHELSQLHIAVKIIEPGGVHTNFRNGLDVVKNDIEVYNPLQAAFFERYGKPTEALPKATPEEVAETIFTAATDGSNRLRYLVGEDAQFYADIKLKNTEETFVQSIRDFFVK; this is encoded by the coding sequence ATGAAAAAGACAGTTTTGATTACAGGCACTGCCTCGGGCTTCGGCCGGGCAACGGCCTCCTTGTTTCATCGCAAGGGCTGGAATGTGATCGCCACCATGCGTTCGCCCGAAAAAGAACAGGAGTTTACCAAGTGGGAAAACGTGTTGGTTACCCGGCTGGATGTGCAGGACGAGGCTTCCATCAAACAAGCCGTACAACTCGGGAAGGAGACCTTTGGTACCATCGATGTCCTGGTTAATAACGCAGGGTATGGGCTGATGGGGGTTTTTGAGTCGGCCACCAGGGAACAGATTCAGAATCAGTTTGAAGTCAATGTCTTTGGGATGATGCAGGTCACCCAGGCCGTCTTGCCGATGATGCGTCAAAAGGGCCAGGGGGTCATTGTAAACCTTTCGTCGTTCGGGGGCATCGTCGGCCTACCCTTCACGAGCCTGTACGCAAGTTCTAAGTTTGCCGTGGAAGGCTTTTCGGAGGCCTTGTCGCATGAGCTTTCCCAGTTGCATATCGCTGTCAAAATCATCGAGCCCGGCGGGGTACACACCAACTTCCGCAACGGCTTGGACGTGGTAAAAAATGACATTGAGGTGTACAATCCTTTGCAGGCTGCTTTTTTTGAGCGGTACGGAAAACCCACCGAAGCACTTCCGAAGGCTACGCCCGAAGAAGTGGCCGAAACCATCTTCACCGCGGCGACCGACGGAAGCAATCGGTTGCGGTACCTTGTGGGCGAAGACGCTCAGTTTTACGCCGACATCAAACTAAAAAACACGGAAGAAACCTTTGTTCAGTCGATCAGAGATTTCTTTGTCAAGTGA
- a CDS encoding SDR family oxidoreductase — protein MLENKVAVVTGSSRGIGKAIAERYATRGAHVVVNYTSHKAAAEAIVRSVEDRKGQAIAVQADVSKVDEVHCLFETALQHFGRIDIVVVNAGLELTGLPVTDVTEAQFDRLFNTNTKGAFFTMQAAARHVADGGRIIYIGSSTTGYPRAGYAIHGGSKMAPLYLVQVLAQEVGPRGITVNAILPTATAGAGLHTHVTEDAPIRKFMAEFSPMGRMGTPEDVANVAEFFASDLASFVSGQHLLVTGGGLA, from the coding sequence ATGCTGGAAAATAAAGTAGCGGTCGTGACGGGTTCGTCCCGGGGCATTGGCAAAGCGATCGCCGAACGATACGCCACGCGCGGAGCCCACGTGGTCGTCAATTACACCTCCCACAAAGCCGCCGCTGAAGCAATTGTCAGGTCGGTCGAGGACAGGAAGGGCCAGGCCATCGCCGTTCAGGCCGATGTGTCGAAGGTCGATGAGGTGCATTGCTTGTTCGAAACCGCTCTGCAACACTTTGGTCGGATCGACATCGTGGTTGTCAATGCAGGGTTGGAGCTAACCGGCTTGCCGGTAACCGACGTTACGGAAGCGCAGTTTGACCGGCTGTTCAATACCAATACCAAAGGAGCGTTTTTCACGATGCAGGCGGCTGCCCGGCACGTTGCAGACGGGGGCAGGATTATCTACATTGGTTCCAGCACCACCGGTTATCCCAGGGCCGGCTATGCTATTCACGGGGGCAGCAAAATGGCCCCCCTGTATCTGGTGCAGGTGCTGGCCCAGGAAGTTGGCCCACGGGGAATTACCGTAAACGCCATTCTGCCGACGGCCACCGCGGGCGCGGGGTTGCATACCCACGTGACCGAAGACGCTCCCATCCGGAAGTTTATGGCCGAATTCAGCCCCATGGGGCGCATGGGTACCCCGGAAGACGTAGCGAATGTCGCCGAATTTTTCGCGAGTGATCTGGCGTCTTTTGTAAGTGGGCAGCATCTGTTGGTGACTGGCGGCGGACTGGCGTAA